In Bartonella machadoae, a single genomic region encodes these proteins:
- a CDS encoding DUF1376 domain-containing protein, translating into MANQLPWVRNFYQDWIMDFAGTDAAEKATYSTLTALMYRACEPIYDDTSALARIVGCSVQTFKKSLEKLIRKKLILQLEDGNLWSTQVEEELKNCNENLNRLSEKAIKAANTRKNKQKDNASKEYDASIMTSSQDHHEVMTSSSRDHDDIIMTSSRQHINNNNNSYNKKTNTIVLAKKEIDFEDLETNEQVDEPSEDHDCEKQADAIETVAEDKPAVHEQENVPKKAKRSKANRGCRLPDDFEPDYDFAITEGLPPERVKIEIAKFRDYWKAKTGKDATKIDWQATWRNWIRNSKDHKINQIGGNYGKFTPKTFTKQLAEGFSELRNHLSSREDYRNDQSGVSIDAESWEYIDETGGGKNLRCLQSSRNLALCESFG; encoded by the coding sequence ATGGCTAATCAATTACCTTGGGTCCGTAATTTTTATCAAGATTGGATTATGGACTTTGCTGGTACTGATGCAGCAGAGAAAGCTACTTATAGTACACTCACTGCTCTCATGTATCGAGCCTGTGAACCGATTTATGATGACACTTCTGCTTTAGCACGCATTGTTGGTTGTTCAGTGCAAACGTTTAAAAAATCATTAGAAAAACTCATTCGAAAAAAATTAATTCTTCAATTAGAAGATGGAAATTTGTGGAGTACACAAGTCGAAGAAGAGTTAAAAAATTGTAATGAGAATTTAAACAGGCTTTCGGAAAAAGCTATCAAAGCTGCAAACACTAGGAAAAATAAGCAGAAAGATAATGCATCAAAAGAATATGATGCGTCTATCATGACATCATCACAAGATCATCATGAAGTCATGACGAGTTCATCACGAGATCATGATGACATCATCATGACCTCATCACGACAACACATTAACAATAACAATAACAGTTATAATAAAAAAACTAACACTATCGTGTTAGCAAAAAAAGAAATTGATTTTGAAGATTTAGAAACAAACGAACAGGTTGACGAGCCTTCAGAAGACCATGATTGCGAAAAGCAAGCAGATGCAATCGAAACGGTGGCAGAGGATAAACCTGCTGTTCACGAGCAAGAAAACGTTCCCAAAAAAGCCAAGCGCTCTAAAGCCAATCGAGGCTGTCGATTACCAGACGATTTCGAGCCGGATTACGATTTCGCAATTACAGAGGGCTTGCCTCCAGAGCGTGTGAAAATCGAAATTGCAAAGTTTCGAGATTATTGGAAAGCCAAGACAGGCAAGGATGCAACCAAAATCGATTGGCAAGCAACGTGGCGCAATTGGATTAGAAACTCAAAAGATCATAAAATTAATCAAATAGGTGGTAATTATGGAAAATTCACTCCGAAAACTTTCACAAAACAACTTGCAGAAGGCTTTAGCGAACTCAGAAATCATCTCTCATCTAGAGAAGATTATCGAAATGATCAATCCGGGGTATCCATTGATGCTGAAAGCTGGGAATACATTGACGAAACAGGAGGAGGAAAAAACCTTAGATGCTTGCAATCGTCTAGAAACCTTGCTCTCTGTGAAAGCTTCGGTTGA
- a CDS encoding DUF1376 domain-containing protein, with translation MSEKTSWIKINVEKWLLDLAALPPTEGNIYMRLRLRMLHTGKPLTNNLRALASLARCSIDELNDAFDLLSETGHIFLLDDEHIWSVDVEEELKNNTQ, from the coding sequence ATGTCTGAAAAAACATCTTGGATAAAAATTAATGTAGAAAAATGGCTTCTTGATCTCGCTGCTTTACCCCCTACTGAAGGCAATATTTACATGAGGTTGCGATTAAGAATGCTACATACTGGCAAACCTCTTACGAACAATTTACGAGCATTGGCTTCATTAGCACGCTGTTCAATTGACGAGCTTAATGATGCATTTGATCTCTTATCTGAAACTGGACACATCTTCCTTTTGGATGACGAACATATCTGGAGTGTAGATGTTGAAGAAGAGCTAAAAAATAACACGCAATAA
- a CDS encoding crossover junction endodeoxyribonuclease RuvC, translating into MITNTPTILCLDLGTTTGWAIRGADGHIFSGTVNFQPRRFEGGGMRYLRFKQWLTEMKATAGGIDAVYFEEVRRHVGTDAAHVYGGFLGHLTAWCEHHQIPYEGIPVGTIKKATTGKGNASKEEIIQAICAKGHKPKDDNEADALAILYLMKEGE; encoded by the coding sequence ATGATCACTAACACACCAACCATTCTTTGTCTTGATCTAGGTACCACAACGGGATGGGCGATACGTGGTGCTGATGGTCACATATTCAGTGGCACGGTCAATTTTCAACCACGCCGTTTTGAAGGTGGGGGGATGCGTTATTTGCGCTTTAAACAATGGCTTACAGAAATGAAGGCAACAGCCGGTGGTATTGATGCCGTGTATTTTGAAGAGGTGCGCCGTCATGTTGGTACTGATGCGGCGCATGTTTACGGTGGTTTTCTAGGTCATTTAACAGCTTGGTGTGAACATCATCAGATACCTTATGAAGGCATCCCTGTTGGCACAATTAAGAAGGCAACGACAGGAAAAGGAAATGCCTCAAAAGAAGAGATAATACAGGCGATATGTGCAAAGGGACACAAGCCTAAGGATGATAATGAAGCAGATGCTTTAGCAATTTTATATTTAATGAAAGAAGGGGAATAA
- a CDS encoding helix-turn-helix transcriptional regulator, with protein MDTEGKFKVKSIRKCLSLTQKELADILGVKQASVCRWEQGKGLSLKSYLKLQQLKDSSVSSSAFIAAPLSDNKHHQPNSHS; from the coding sequence ATGGACACAGAGGGAAAATTTAAGGTTAAATCTATCCGAAAGTGTTTATCGCTAACACAAAAGGAATTAGCAGATATTTTAGGTGTTAAGCAAGCTTCTGTTTGTCGTTGGGAACAAGGCAAAGGACTATCTTTAAAGAGTTATTTAAAATTGCAACAATTGAAAGACAGCTCTGTTTCTAGTTCTGCTTTTATTGCCGCTCCTTTATCTGACAACAAACACCACCAGCCCAATTCACACTCTTAA
- a CDS encoding XRE family transcriptional regulator: MTKNIIATLQVLQSEFGLNQKDLADRLNVTQATVSRWLGSESDPRGSHRDAILELYKSLKGYNQVTTLVPIMGYVGAGLEIDTDVEQIPEDGLETIEIPFDLPFETIGFMVRGDSMYPVYKDGDLIVVKHLQTKPVSDYYGDEVVVLTEDNRRFIKQITRSSEGIVLKSWNALPIKNVKIKWVGEIVAILPRKSYRPLMK, translated from the coding sequence ATGACGAAAAATATCATTGCGACATTGCAAGTATTGCAATCTGAGTTTGGTCTTAATCAGAAAGATCTTGCTGATAGACTAAATGTAACCCAAGCAACTGTATCAAGATGGTTAGGAAGCGAATCTGATCCCAGAGGTTCACACAGAGACGCAATTTTAGAACTTTATAAGAGCTTAAAGGGTTATAATCAAGTTACTACACTTGTTCCTATTATGGGGTATGTAGGAGCGGGGTTAGAGATTGACACTGATGTTGAGCAAATCCCAGAAGATGGGCTTGAAACAATCGAAATACCATTTGATTTGCCTTTTGAAACAATAGGATTCATGGTTCGTGGAGATTCTATGTATCCTGTATATAAAGATGGTGATTTAATCGTAGTTAAACATTTGCAAACAAAACCAGTGAGTGATTATTACGGTGATGAAGTTGTTGTGCTAACAGAAGATAATAGACGATTTATCAAACAAATTACCCGTTCTTCAGAGGGCATTGTACTTAAATCATGGAATGCGCTACCTATTAAAAATGTTAAGATAAAATGGGTTGGAGAAATAGTTGCAATACTACCTCGCAAATCCTATCGTCCACTTATGAAATAA
- a CDS encoding Rha family transcriptional regulator, producing MHNLVTTAESTFKNEAIQTMSSREIAELCGKQHAHIMRDIRQMLGELYPEGGQSKFGSTYLDTQGRPQNCYNLPKRECLILVSGYSTALRAKIIDRWQQLEQQVMAPQIDYSSPQVMLGVLNYLKNENEQKDNMIAELKPKAMALESLQRHDGLFGLTETAKILEMQPKQFILFLQQKGWVYRRMANGHLLPYQDKIQKGLMDCPTITIQTSGGINKVIPSAKITTKGIGVLSQEIKRQSMH from the coding sequence ATGCATAATCTTGTCACAACAGCAGAAAGTACTTTTAAGAACGAAGCTATTCAAACCATGTCGAGTCGTGAAATTGCAGAATTGTGTGGTAAACAGCATGCACATATTATGCGTGATATTCGACAAATGTTAGGAGAATTGTACCCTGAAGGGGGTCAATCCAAATTTGGATCGACCTATTTAGACACGCAAGGTAGACCTCAAAATTGTTATAATCTTCCCAAGCGCGAATGTTTAATCCTCGTCTCAGGTTACAGCACAGCATTACGAGCAAAGATCATAGATCGTTGGCAACAATTAGAACAGCAAGTAATGGCACCGCAAATCGATTACTCTAGTCCACAAGTCATGTTAGGGGTTTTAAATTATCTCAAAAATGAGAATGAACAAAAAGACAATATGATTGCAGAATTAAAACCAAAGGCAATGGCTCTTGAAAGTTTACAGCGCCATGATGGGCTCTTTGGTCTTACCGAGACTGCTAAAATACTCGAAATGCAACCAAAACAGTTCATTCTCTTCTTACAGCAAAAAGGTTGGGTCTATCGACGCATGGCAAATGGGCATCTGTTGCCTTATCAAGACAAAATCCAAAAAGGTCTGATGGATTGTCCTACCATCACGATTCAAACTTCTGGCGGAATAAATAAAGTCATTCCTTCGGCAAAAATCACAACAAAAGGCATTGGTGTGCTTTCTCAAGAAATCAAAAGACAAAGCATGCATTAA
- a CDS encoding ERF family protein has translation MNEQNTSLTEVEKTQHLDVEQTAMERILNKALESDVDMDRLERLLDLREKEIKRQNHQSFIHDLSAMQIEYQTITKNAKNNHTKSAYATLDQYIDAVKDTLAKHRFALFSHIKNQTEKNITIEITLSHPSGNQISTEGTFPIDGQGSKNNIQSLGSTITYARRYLLGMLLNVASKEDDKDGNMPEKPAFPEQINEIRRLMIQTKAEEKKILSYANVEKLDDISDQSAQTILHLLKDKQNKQMASTQQQTAV, from the coding sequence ATGAATGAACAAAATACGAGCTTAACAGAAGTTGAAAAAACGCAACATTTAGACGTCGAACAAACTGCTATGGAACGCATTTTAAATAAAGCATTAGAAAGTGACGTCGACATGGACCGCTTAGAACGTCTTCTTGATTTAAGAGAAAAAGAAATAAAAAGACAGAACCATCAGAGCTTTATTCATGATCTTTCGGCTATGCAAATCGAATATCAAACAATCACCAAAAATGCTAAAAACAACCATACTAAGAGTGCATATGCAACCCTTGATCAGTATATTGACGCTGTAAAGGACACTCTTGCAAAACACCGCTTCGCTTTGTTTTCTCATATTAAAAATCAAACAGAAAAAAACATTACCATAGAAATAACTCTGTCTCATCCTTCAGGAAATCAAATCTCAACAGAAGGAACATTTCCAATTGATGGACAAGGAAGCAAAAATAATATTCAATCTCTTGGTTCTACGATTACCTATGCACGCAGATATCTGTTAGGCATGCTTCTTAATGTCGCAAGCAAAGAAGACGATAAAGATGGGAATATGCCTGAAAAACCGGCTTTTCCGGAGCAGATCAATGAAATCAGAAGACTGATGATACAAACAAAGGCAGAAGAAAAAAAGATACTTTCTTATGCAAATGTCGAAAAGCTTGACGATATCTCTGATCAGAGCGCGCAAACCATTTTGCACCTTTTAAAAGATAAACAAAATAAGCAAATGGCATCAACACAACAACAAACGGCGGTGTGA
- a CDS encoding lambda exonuclease family protein, which produces MEQRTAEWFQARLGKVTASNVYNILSKTAKGLPTSKYEDYKIKLMTERLTGEISQSYITPSMQWGIEHEEDALKEYEFIYDADVIKCGFIPHPTIEMAGASPDGLIGEDGLVEVKCPQSTTHLRFFMYDEIKPEYIAQMQFQMACTGRKWCHFISYNPQFVGRSTGLRMKVKRIHRDDEQIEQLTKAVEVFLAEIEQDMEQILTKAA; this is translated from the coding sequence ATGGAACAAAGAACAGCAGAATGGTTTCAAGCAAGATTAGGAAAAGTCACCGCTTCTAATGTTTACAACATCCTCAGTAAAACAGCTAAAGGATTGCCGACAAGCAAATATGAAGACTACAAAATCAAACTCATGACAGAACGCTTAACAGGGGAAATAAGCCAATCTTATATAACCCCATCTATGCAATGGGGGATTGAACATGAAGAGGACGCCCTGAAAGAATATGAATTCATTTATGATGCCGATGTCATAAAATGCGGTTTTATACCACATCCTACCATAGAAATGGCGGGGGCTAGTCCTGATGGCTTGATTGGTGAAGACGGTTTAGTTGAAGTCAAATGTCCACAGTCAACGACGCATCTTCGTTTTTTTATGTATGACGAGATTAAACCTGAATATATAGCGCAGATGCAATTCCAAATGGCTTGTACAGGGCGCAAATGGTGTCATTTCATTAGCTATAATCCACAATTTGTAGGCAGATCTACTGGTTTGAGGATGAAAGTCAAACGCATCCACCGTGATGATGAACAAATTGAACAGCTTACTAAAGCAGTCGAGGTCTTTTTAGCAGAAATAGAGCAAGACATGGAGCAGATCTTGACAAAAGCTGCATAA
- a CDS encoding tyrosine-type recombinase/integrase: MPKRRPPHLVRERTRHGKIIWYVRIGHGPRFRIEGTYGTQEFVDNYTVAIKQAQSGSSKTMKRTRLTEGSFDWLLHQYLQSMQWHNQSESTKKVKYRILKNVSKYIGDRSYKSIAKQHILDAVDRRRETPAAAKHFLTALNGLFNWAVDNALLNINPALSVKAPKAFNTEGLAPWLEEDIEKYYHRWKLGTHERVWIDVLLYTGLRRGDAVRIGWKDVKENIIHLKTEKSQFKTDVFLPILPELAETLKIGPIGNETFICGKSGNKLVKESFGNLFREACNAAGIKKSAHGLRKLAATRAANAGATVSQMKALFGWTEDKMASLYTKTADRKRLAIEAIKKLQKGSG; encoded by the coding sequence ATGCCAAAACGTCGTCCACCACATCTTGTTCGTGAACGAACGCGCCATGGTAAAATCATATGGTATGTTCGGATTGGTCATGGACCACGGTTTCGCATTGAAGGAACCTACGGAACGCAAGAGTTTGTTGACAATTATACAGTTGCTATTAAACAAGCACAAAGCGGCTCGTCAAAAACTATGAAGCGCACTAGACTCACAGAAGGCTCTTTTGATTGGTTGTTGCATCAATATTTACAAAGCATGCAATGGCATAATCAATCAGAATCAACCAAAAAAGTTAAGTATAGAATTCTGAAAAATGTTTCTAAATATATTGGCGACCGTTCTTATAAAAGTATAGCAAAACAACATATCCTTGATGCCGTAGACAGAAGACGAGAGACCCCAGCCGCGGCTAAGCATTTTTTAACGGCTCTAAATGGTCTTTTTAATTGGGCGGTTGATAATGCTCTTTTAAATATAAATCCTGCCTTGAGTGTTAAAGCACCAAAAGCTTTTAATACAGAGGGATTAGCGCCATGGTTAGAAGAAGATATTGAGAAATACTATCATCGCTGGAAATTAGGAACGCATGAACGTGTTTGGATTGACGTTCTTCTGTACACCGGCTTGCGTCGTGGTGATGCTGTTCGCATTGGTTGGAAAGATGTTAAAGAGAATATCATTCACTTAAAAACAGAAAAGAGCCAATTTAAAACAGATGTTTTTCTACCCATTTTGCCTGAATTAGCAGAAACTCTTAAAATTGGTCCTATTGGAAATGAAACGTTTATTTGCGGAAAAAGCGGAAATAAGCTTGTCAAAGAAAGTTTTGGTAACCTGTTTCGTGAGGCATGTAACGCTGCAGGAATTAAAAAATCAGCCCATGGCTTAAGAAAGTTAGCAGCAACACGCGCTGCTAATGCTGGTGCTACAGTTTCACAAATGAAAGCGCTTTTTGGCTGGACAGAAGATAAAATGGCATCACTCTATACGAAAACGGCGGATAGAAAACGACTAGCAATAGAAGCCATCAAAAAGCTTCAAAAAGGTTCGGGATAG
- a CDS encoding MFS transporter — MLVSNLKERVALFENRTFLYFTLSGLFATFGSGLNYIALSWLAYNQTSSIRGVALMMFFLWMPSIIFSPVLGVLADKYNRKMQIIISNLGRGLLIVGWVMLWQFGVKIEFIFLSALLGILISFYMPSAIPLIQSVVPKEQLLNANATLDMVYELGTILGMGLSGFILTYAGIKGTLLTGGIFCIIAGLFNFAMKIPKIQRSKSQNQQNWWKDYTSSLHYFKQNPVLFMPYISQMIILTLLMTIPVILIPYTQEILNADSSIFAIFEALYSLGVFTGAFFSPLLCKVLSIRKTLALLLAVMAIGLVILSVNTHTFIVFPVYFMIGFGLASWALSVSLSQLYCDPEYQGRLQASFNGISGCFILGIYLFMARDTASFSSQFIYFLQSIIAVVGMFIVLFYKNEKQ, encoded by the coding sequence ATGTTAGTTTCCAATTTAAAAGAACGTGTTGCTTTATTTGAAAATAGAACTTTTCTCTATTTTACGTTGAGTGGTTTATTTGCTACATTTGGAAGTGGATTAAATTACATAGCATTGTCGTGGCTTGCCTATAATCAGACAAGTTCAATCCGTGGTGTAGCGTTGATGATGTTTTTTCTCTGGATGCCTAGCATTATTTTTTCGCCTGTTTTGGGTGTATTGGCAGATAAATACAATCGTAAAATGCAAATTATTATTTCAAATTTGGGCAGAGGGTTACTTATCGTGGGCTGGGTGATGCTTTGGCAATTTGGCGTAAAAATTGAGTTTATATTCTTATCTGCTCTTTTAGGTATTTTGATTTCTTTTTATATGCCATCAGCAATTCCTTTGATTCAAAGTGTTGTTCCGAAAGAACAATTGCTCAATGCAAATGCAACACTTGATATGGTTTATGAACTTGGCACTATCTTGGGTATGGGACTAAGTGGATTTATACTCACCTATGCAGGAATAAAAGGAACTCTTCTGACAGGTGGTATATTTTGTATTATTGCTGGTTTGTTTAATTTTGCCATGAAGATCCCAAAAATCCAGAGATCTAAAAGTCAAAATCAGCAAAATTGGTGGAAAGATTACACATCATCACTTCATTATTTTAAGCAGAATCCAGTGCTTTTTATGCCATATATAAGCCAGATGATCATTTTGACTCTTTTAATGACCATCCCTGTTATTCTGATTCCTTATACACAAGAAATTTTAAATGCGGATAGCAGTATCTTCGCAATATTTGAAGCGCTTTATTCATTAGGTGTTTTTACTGGTGCGTTTTTTTCTCCACTTTTGTGTAAAGTTTTATCGATAAGAAAAACACTCGCACTGTTATTAGCTGTTATGGCTATCGGTCTTGTCATATTGTCTGTTAATACGCATACTTTTATCGTTTTCCCTGTTTATTTCATGATCGGATTTGGGCTTGCGAGTTGGGCTCTTTCAGTTTCTTTGTCACAACTCTACTGTGATCCTGAATATCAGGGGAGATTGCAGGCAAGTTTTAATGGTATCTCTGGATGTTTTATTCTTGGAATCTATTTATTTATGGCAAGAGATACCGCAAGTTTTTCATCTCAGTTTATATACTTTCTTCAAAGTATCATTGCGGTTGTTGGAATGTTCATTGTTCTGTTTTACAAAAATGAGAAACAATAA
- the rimL gene encoding 50S ribosomal protein L7/L12-serine acetyltransferase translates to MITQKIISKHIIQTAIEIINRPKHSDLPFFLFDADNTLVEMEKIILASKKYFANASIAVSLQSCSLGIFFRLLAEKGLNVEVCSADEWRLASAIGFPDDRIILDGSFKTTEDMSLTLKKNAPINVETINAFHELMSLAANKGKRYGVSIKLSHSYRKDKSPCFGITKEEYIRDILPLLSKSEYIYLKGFHFHIDSNVEHSAISLNPLSDWLSFLVEYMPSSGYLYINNTFLADCIASSPEHKVCNSESFFHSIHDVLKSYDPDLLKKWKLIFKPNYSLIEKNSYAVGKTIGYKHHDGVQIIQTNLNINQIPSLYNLPHPLTLLDDLNKNPSDNEQILTRFICCNNYLCLEKNHGLKEGQHFLIRGCRSYDMQTTNEWLCKRLPIYVWLKGNILTARMPSPTLSALSKDLLHNEENLYVDDNIRLTTPSRKFAPALYESIHCNREYFSKFMAWPRFVNHENDTANFLDSCFLAHQKDEGKTYVILFKEHPVGLLSFNTIDHENKTGYIGYWLDRKAQGNGIITRAIRTLVKHYSSHHFLKRFVIKCATANQKSNAVAKRCGFEFEGTFKQAEYLNGVFHDQNIYSWISPDN, encoded by the coding sequence ATGATAACGCAAAAAATAATTTCAAAACATATCATTCAAACTGCAATAGAAATTATCAATCGCCCAAAACATAGTGATCTTCCTTTTTTTCTTTTTGATGCCGATAATACTTTGGTGGAAATGGAAAAAATCATATTAGCGAGCAAGAAATACTTTGCTAATGCTAGCATTGCTGTCTCTCTTCAATCCTGTTCACTTGGCATTTTTTTCCGATTGCTAGCAGAAAAAGGATTGAACGTTGAAGTTTGCTCTGCTGATGAATGGAGACTCGCCTCAGCCATAGGATTTCCTGATGATCGCATTATTTTAGATGGCTCCTTCAAAACGACTGAAGACATGTCTCTTACATTGAAAAAAAACGCACCCATTAATGTAGAGACCATAAACGCGTTTCACGAACTTATGAGTTTGGCTGCAAACAAGGGTAAACGCTATGGCGTTAGTATTAAGCTCTCTCATTCTTACCGAAAGGATAAAAGCCCCTGTTTTGGGATTACAAAAGAAGAATATATCAGAGATATTTTGCCTTTATTATCCAAATCTGAGTACATTTATCTGAAAGGCTTTCACTTTCACATTGACTCCAACGTGGAACATTCTGCAATAAGTTTGAATCCTCTGAGTGATTGGCTTTCCTTTCTTGTCGAATATATGCCATCATCAGGGTATCTCTATATCAATAACACTTTTCTTGCTGATTGTATTGCATCTTCTCCAGAACATAAAGTTTGTAATTCAGAATCCTTCTTCCATAGCATTCATGATGTTTTGAAGAGTTATGATCCAGATCTGCTTAAAAAATGGAAATTGATTTTTAAACCAAACTACTCCTTGATAGAAAAAAATAGTTATGCTGTTGGAAAAACCATTGGTTATAAGCACCATGATGGTGTTCAAATCATACAAACTAATCTCAACATCAACCAGATCCCTTCACTATACAATCTACCTCATCCTCTCACATTGTTGGATGATTTGAATAAAAATCCAAGTGATAATGAACAAATTCTGACCAGATTTATCTGTTGTAATAACTATCTGTGTTTAGAAAAAAATCATGGTTTAAAAGAAGGTCAGCATTTTTTAATAAGGGGATGTCGTTCTTATGATATGCAAACTACTAACGAATGGTTATGCAAAAGACTACCAATTTACGTCTGGTTAAAAGGAAATATCCTTACCGCGAGAATGCCTTCTCCCACCTTGTCTGCACTTTCCAAAGATTTACTACACAACGAAGAAAATCTTTATGTCGATGATAATATCCGGCTTACAACACCATCAAGAAAATTTGCTCCTGCTCTCTACGAAAGCATTCATTGCAACAGAGAATATTTCAGCAAATTTATGGCATGGCCACGTTTTGTTAACCACGAAAATGATACAGCCAATTTTCTTGACTCCTGTTTTCTGGCACATCAAAAGGACGAAGGAAAAACTTATGTTATTTTGTTTAAGGAACATCCTGTAGGTTTACTTTCTTTCAACACCATCGATCATGAAAATAAAACCGGATATATTGGATACTGGCTTGATAGAAAAGCGCAAGGTAATGGTATTATTACACGAGCGATAAGAACTCTTGTAAAACATTACTCTTCACATCATTTTCTCAAACGATTTGTCATAAAATGTGCTACCGCTAACCAAAAAAGCAATGCTGTTGCCAAGCGTTGCGGCTTTGAGTTTGAAGGCACATTTAAACAAGCCGAATATTTAAATGGTGTTTTTCACGATCAGAATATTTATAGCTGGATTTCGCCTGATAACTAA